A portion of the Micromonospora tarapacensis genome contains these proteins:
- a CDS encoding FMN-dependent NADH-azoreductase, giving the protein MPHLLHIDSSIRGELSVSRRLTARAAAAWQNAHPGGTVTYRNLGREPLPHLDEAGGLARMTPADQHTPEQRHSWELSEKLVAEVKQADTVLLGLPLYNYAAPSSVKTWVDLLIAPGLAYDPATGAGLLGDREFVVVTSRGGGYGAGTPRAGWDHAEPWLPHGLSMTGLQPRFIAAELTLAPVMPAMAELIPLHEESLAAAERAIDELWVPAAAGV; this is encoded by the coding sequence ATGCCGCACCTGTTGCACATCGACTCGAGCATCCGTGGGGAGCTCTCGGTCAGCCGGCGGCTCACCGCCCGTGCCGCCGCCGCCTGGCAGAACGCTCACCCGGGCGGCACGGTCACCTACCGCAATCTGGGTCGGGAGCCGCTGCCGCACCTCGACGAGGCGGGCGGCCTGGCGCGGATGACGCCGGCCGACCAGCACACCCCGGAGCAGCGCCACTCCTGGGAGCTGAGCGAGAAGCTGGTCGCGGAGGTGAAGCAGGCGGACACCGTCCTGCTCGGCCTGCCGCTCTACAACTACGCCGCGCCGAGCAGCGTGAAGACCTGGGTCGACCTGCTCATCGCGCCCGGCCTCGCGTACGACCCGGCGACCGGTGCCGGGCTGCTCGGCGATCGCGAGTTCGTCGTGGTCACCTCCCGGGGCGGCGGCTACGGCGCGGGTACCCCGCGTGCCGGCTGGGACCACGCCGAGCCGTGGCTGCCGCACGGCCTCTCGATGACCGGCCTTCAGCCGCGCTTCATCGCCGCCGAGCTCACCCTCGCCCCGGTCATGCCGGCCATGGCAGAGCTGATTCCGCTGCACGAGGAGAGCCTCGCCGCGGCCGAGCGGGCCATCGACGAGCTGTGGGTGCCGGCCGCTGCCGGAGTCTGA
- a CDS encoding MarR family winged helix-turn-helix transcriptional regulator yields MALGKLGHMSSGPAEQTERRSGALLDYLARRMRLRSESVLAPLGLRPRHLVALTVLRDAGGMSQQGLAGTLQIDGTNVVGLLNDLETAGLVERRRSPEDRRRHVVSLTETGEQRLKQAECALVSAEDDVLGALDPTERETLYELLRRATSGTPINCAEAAGNNPDALC; encoded by the coding sequence ATGGCACTGGGTAAACTGGGTCACATGTCCTCCGGGCCGGCCGAACAGACAGAGCGCCGCTCCGGCGCGCTGCTCGACTACCTGGCCCGCCGGATGCGACTCCGGTCCGAGTCGGTGCTGGCCCCGCTCGGCCTGCGCCCCCGGCACCTGGTCGCGCTCACCGTGCTGCGCGACGCGGGCGGCATGAGCCAACAGGGGCTCGCCGGCACCCTGCAGATCGACGGCACCAACGTCGTGGGGCTGCTCAACGACCTGGAGACAGCGGGCCTGGTCGAGCGGCGACGCTCACCCGAGGACCGCCGGCGACACGTGGTGAGCCTCACCGAGACCGGCGAGCAACGCCTCAAACAGGCCGAGTGCGCCCTGGTCAGCGCCGAGGACGACGTTCTCGGCGCACTCGACCCCACCGAGCGCGAAACGCTCTACGAGCTGCTGCGGCGGGCGACCAGCGGCACGCCGATCAACTGCGCCGAGGCCGCCGGCAACAACCCGGACGCCCTCTGCTGA
- a CDS encoding potassium channel family protein: protein MIHFPAQRRGPLSALSLRLAAALGLVLAVVAIVYLEREQYRDANGDGLTLLDCFYYAVVSLSTTGYGDIVPATQEARLVNVLFITPARVLFLIILVGTTLEVLTEQYRTGRRLHRWERKVKDHVIICGYGTKGRSAISALMENGLDKSQIVVVERHGPALRQATSNGLVAIEGSATRSSVLNQAHVRTAKAVIIATDSDDASVLVALTVRQLTAGQVRIIAAAREAENAPLLKQSGAHHVIVSSATAGRLLGLSTSAPPLIDVVEDLLTPGQGMALAMRSAERHEVGKSPRELETLVIALVRRGKVVTLADRAGAVVETGDMLVHVRDDRPTANNLP, encoded by the coding sequence GTGATCCACTTTCCCGCGCAGCGGCGAGGCCCGCTCAGCGCGCTGAGCCTGCGGTTGGCCGCCGCCCTCGGGCTGGTGCTCGCCGTGGTCGCGATCGTCTATCTCGAACGGGAGCAGTACCGCGACGCCAACGGCGACGGACTGACCCTGCTGGACTGCTTCTACTATGCGGTGGTCTCGCTGTCCACCACCGGGTACGGCGACATCGTGCCGGCCACCCAGGAGGCCCGGCTGGTCAACGTCCTGTTCATCACCCCGGCCCGGGTGCTGTTCCTGATCATCCTGGTCGGCACCACTCTCGAGGTCCTGACCGAGCAGTACCGGACCGGCCGTCGCCTGCACCGGTGGGAGAGAAAAGTGAAGGACCACGTCATCATCTGTGGCTACGGCACCAAGGGCCGCAGCGCGATCTCGGCCCTGATGGAGAACGGGCTCGACAAGTCCCAGATCGTGGTGGTGGAGCGGCACGGCCCGGCGCTGCGCCAGGCCACCTCCAACGGGCTGGTCGCGATCGAGGGTTCGGCGACCCGTTCCTCCGTGCTCAACCAGGCGCACGTGCGTACCGCCAAGGCGGTGATCATCGCGACCGACAGTGACGACGCGTCGGTGCTGGTGGCACTGACCGTACGCCAGCTCACCGCCGGTCAGGTCCGGATCATCGCCGCCGCCCGGGAGGCGGAGAACGCCCCGTTGCTCAAGCAGAGCGGTGCTCACCACGTGATCGTCTCCTCGGCGACCGCCGGCCGGTTGCTGGGCCTGTCCACCTCTGCGCCGCCGCTGATCGACGTGGTGGAGGATCTGCTCACCCCCGGTCAGGGCATGGCGCTGGCCATGCGGTCGGCCGAACGCCACGAGGTCGGCAAGTCCCCCCGCGAGCTGGAAACGCTGGTCATCGCACTGGTGCGGCGGGGCAAGGTGGTCACGTTGGCCGACCGGGCCGGCGCGGTCGTCGAGACCGGCGACATGCTGGTGCACGTCCGCGACGATCGCCCCACCGCGAACAACCTGCCCTGA
- a CDS encoding ATP-dependent Clp protease proteolytic subunit has protein sequence MITMLDDGQRSFGDQVFERLLRERIVFLGSEVTDEIANRICAQILLLAAEDSERDIHLYINSPGGSVSAGMAVYDTMRFVRNDVATLALGLAGSMGQFLLCAGAAGKRYTLPHTRILMHQPSGGMGGTAADITIQAENMLHVKRTMQELIAQHSGRTLAEIQRDWDRDRWFTADEACDYGLIDQVVTTATQLP, from the coding sequence ATGATCACGATGTTGGACGACGGCCAGCGGAGCTTCGGTGACCAGGTCTTCGAGCGGCTCCTGCGGGAGCGGATCGTCTTCCTCGGCAGCGAGGTGACCGACGAGATTGCCAACCGGATCTGCGCCCAGATCCTGCTGCTCGCCGCCGAGGATTCGGAACGGGACATCCACCTCTACATCAACTCACCCGGCGGCTCGGTGAGCGCGGGCATGGCGGTCTACGACACGATGCGCTTCGTCCGCAACGACGTGGCGACGCTGGCCCTGGGACTGGCCGGATCGATGGGGCAGTTCCTGCTCTGCGCGGGCGCGGCCGGCAAGCGGTACACGCTGCCGCACACCCGGATCCTGATGCACCAGCCCTCCGGCGGGATGGGCGGCACCGCTGCCGACATAACCATCCAGGCGGAGAACATGCTGCACGTGAAGCGGACGATGCAGGAACTGATTGCCCAGCACAGTGGCCGCACCCTGGCCGAGATCCAGCGGGACTGGGACCGCGACCGCTGGTTCACCGCCGACGAGGCCTGCGACTACGGCCTCATCGACCAGGTCGTCACCACCGCCACCCAACTCCCCTGA
- a CDS encoding winged helix-turn-helix transcriptional regulator, translating to MESKDVEPDLYDRRCGSRQVLDRIGDRWSVLVVLALAAGPKRYGELAGRIDGISQKMLTQTLRGLERDGLATRMVHATVPPRVDYELTELGRSLLTLLAGLRAWATGHLPEVEAARARYDART from the coding sequence ATGGAGAGTAAAGACGTGGAACCGGATCTGTACGACCGCAGGTGCGGCAGCCGGCAGGTGCTCGACCGGATCGGCGACCGGTGGAGCGTGCTGGTCGTGCTGGCCCTCGCCGCCGGTCCGAAGCGTTACGGCGAGTTGGCCGGGCGGATCGACGGGATAAGCCAGAAGATGCTCACCCAGACCCTGCGGGGCCTGGAGCGAGACGGCCTGGCCACCCGGATGGTCCACGCGACCGTGCCACCCCGGGTCGACTACGAGCTGACCGAGCTCGGCCGCAGCCTGCTGACGCTGCTCGCCGGCCTGCGAGCCTGGGCCACCGGCCACCTCCCCGAGGTGGAGGCCGCCCGAGCCCGCTACGACGCCCGCACCTGA
- a CDS encoding SDR family oxidoreductase, which yields MSIVVTGATGHLGRLIVTSLLDRGVPAGQLLALGRDTARLADLAGRGVTVRQADYDDPDSLRAALVGAEKLMFVSGSQVGRRVAQHHNVIAAAKEASVGLVVYTSIAKADASSLILATEHRATEQEIVAAGLPYVFLRNSWYLENYLPQLPTYLQHGVTGAAGDGRISAAARADLAQAAAEVLTGDGHTNQVYELGGESFTLAELAAEVSRQSGRKVGYTDLSVAEYAEVLIGAGLPEGHAEVLADCDRGAAEGELHVASDDLTKLIGHAPVTLAEAIRTAL from the coding sequence ATGTCCATCGTCGTCACCGGCGCCACCGGCCACCTCGGCCGCCTCATCGTCACCTCGCTACTGGACCGGGGCGTACCGGCCGGACAACTCCTGGCGCTGGGCCGTGACACCGCCCGGCTGGCCGACCTGGCCGGGCGCGGCGTCACCGTCCGGCAGGCCGACTACGACGACCCCGACTCGCTGCGGGCCGCCCTCGTCGGCGCCGAGAAGCTGATGTTCGTCTCCGGCAGCCAGGTGGGCCGGCGGGTGGCCCAGCATCACAACGTGATCGCCGCCGCCAAGGAGGCCAGCGTCGGGCTGGTCGTCTACACCAGCATCGCGAAGGCCGACGCCTCCAGCCTCATCCTCGCCACCGAGCACCGGGCCACCGAGCAGGAGATCGTCGCCGCCGGGCTGCCGTACGTCTTCCTGCGCAACAGCTGGTACCTGGAAAACTACCTCCCGCAGTTGCCCACGTACCTCCAGCACGGGGTAACCGGCGCGGCGGGTGACGGCCGGATCAGCGCCGCCGCCCGCGCGGATCTCGCGCAGGCCGCCGCCGAGGTGCTGACCGGCGACGGTCACACCAACCAGGTGTACGAGCTGGGCGGCGAATCCTTCACCCTGGCCGAACTGGCCGCCGAGGTGTCCCGGCAGAGCGGCCGCAAAGTCGGCTACACCGACCTGTCGGTGGCGGAGTACGCCGAGGTGCTGATCGGCGCCGGCCTGCCCGAGGGGCATGCCGAGGTGCTGGCCGACTGCGACCGGGGCGCCGCCGAAGGCGAGCTGCACGTGGCGAGCGACGACCTGACCAAGCTGATCGGCCACGCACCGGTCACCCTGGCCGAGGCGATCCGCACCGCCCTCTGA
- a CDS encoding YybH family protein produces MSGRDRVREVCASGLHASDGTVTWTVPDLKVVVRDDLAVAWGLNRMTAQHDNGGLVESWSRGTRIFQKTDRGWEMIHQHVSFPTDPDTGQARRDLAPIATN; encoded by the coding sequence ATGTCCGGCCGAGACCGGGTCCGTGAGGTCTGCGCCAGCGGCCTCCACGCCAGCGACGGGACCGTCACCTGGACCGTTCCGGATTTGAAGGTCGTCGTGCGCGATGACCTGGCGGTGGCATGGGGCCTGAACCGGATGACCGCACAACACGACAACGGCGGCCTGGTCGAAAGCTGGTCCCGTGGCACCCGGATCTTCCAGAAGACCGACCGAGGCTGGGAGATGATCCACCAGCACGTGTCATTCCCAACCGACCCGGACACCGGGCAGGCAAGGAGGGATTTGGCGCCCATCGCAACGAACTAG
- a CDS encoding nuclear transport factor 2 family protein, with protein sequence MYDVPPPYQGVKGIDAYGQAWPEFLRWQAMGATFELVSLHITAGDTVAHAHALLRCGTPEDLARKPDFLLRLTLGLRKEQGRWVVTHEHHSFPDDNGTDDREASEREVRALHQLEYVRPRPGP encoded by the coding sequence ATGTACGACGTCCCGCCGCCCTACCAGGGGGTCAAAGGAATCGATGCCTATGGGCAGGCATGGCCCGAGTTCCTCCGGTGGCAGGCGATGGGTGCCACATTCGAGCTCGTCAGCCTGCATATCACGGCGGGCGATACCGTCGCCCACGCGCACGCCCTGCTGCGCTGCGGCACCCCCGAGGACCTGGCGAGGAAGCCGGACTTCCTGCTGCGGCTGACCCTCGGCCTGCGCAAGGAGCAGGGCCGGTGGGTCGTCACGCACGAGCACCATTCGTTCCCCGACGACAACGGCACCGACGACCGCGAGGCCTCCGAACGTGAGGTGCGGGCACTGCATCAGCTGGAGTATGTCCGGCCGAGACCGGGTCCGTGA
- a CDS encoding VOC family protein, translated as MSDIGRAVAFYEGKLGLRALQSGPSANIADGGRVYGAGGVPALNVYQSVTAGKSPATLATWYVDDIDQIVDELVSSGV; from the coding sequence GTGTCCGACATCGGGCGGGCGGTCGCCTTCTACGAAGGCAAGCTGGGCCTACGGGCGCTGCAGTCCGGCCCCAGCGCCAACATCGCCGACGGCGGCCGCGTCTATGGTGCTGGTGGCGTGCCGGCACTGAATGTGTACCAGTCGGTTACTGCCGGGAAGAGCCCGGCGACCTTGGCCACGTGGTACGTCGACGACATCGACCAGATCGTTGACGAGCTCGTCTCGTCCGGCGTCTGA
- a CDS encoding alpha/beta hydrolase: protein MSVEVPYRPLPVAGSDVRYAHGPDSCRQPGVPVGHTIEFDWNDSAAYPGTRRKFWIHLPAQYDPSLPASLMVFQDGQWYLDPEGEVRGAIVLDNLIHRGDIPVTVGVFVDPGVLVGAEDPKNRNIEYDAFDDRYVTFLLTEIIPQVTGRYSITEDPDGWGICGGSSGGNCAFTAAWLRPDTFRRVMCCLSSFAQMPGGNPYPEIIPRVPRKPLRIFMQAGHRDLHWNEPGSNWLANNLRVAAALAEAGYDFRLVLGDGGHSPNHGGVLLPDALRWLWRTGT, encoded by the coding sequence GTGAGCGTCGAGGTGCCCTACCGTCCTCTTCCCGTCGCCGGGTCGGACGTCCGCTACGCCCACGGTCCCGATTCGTGCCGGCAGCCAGGCGTGCCCGTCGGCCACACCATCGAGTTCGACTGGAACGACAGCGCCGCCTATCCGGGTACGCGGCGGAAGTTCTGGATCCACCTGCCGGCCCAGTACGACCCGTCGTTGCCCGCGTCGCTGATGGTATTCCAGGATGGGCAGTGGTACCTGGACCCGGAGGGGGAGGTCCGCGGCGCGATAGTCCTGGACAATCTCATTCACCGCGGTGACATCCCGGTCACCGTCGGCGTGTTCGTCGATCCCGGTGTCCTCGTGGGCGCCGAGGATCCGAAGAACCGCAACATCGAGTACGACGCCTTCGACGACCGCTACGTCACCTTTCTGCTGACCGAGATCATTCCGCAAGTCACCGGCCGCTACTCGATCACCGAGGATCCAGACGGGTGGGGCATCTGTGGGGGCAGCAGTGGCGGCAACTGCGCGTTCACGGCCGCGTGGCTGCGCCCGGACACGTTCCGTCGCGTCATGTGCTGCCTCTCCAGCTTCGCGCAGATGCCGGGCGGGAACCCGTACCCCGAGATCATCCCTCGTGTTCCCCGCAAACCGCTGCGCATCTTCATGCAGGCAGGCCACCGAGACCTGCACTGGAACGAGCCCGGGTCGAACTGGCTCGCCAACAACCTGCGTGTCGCGGCCGCCTTGGCCGAGGCCGGCTATGACTTCCGGCTCGTACTCGGCGATGGCGGCCACAGCCCCAACCACGGCGGCGTCCTTCTGCCTGACGCACTGCGCTGGCTGTGGCGCACCGGCACCTGA
- a CDS encoding TIGR03086 family metal-binding protein — protein MGLSSRPAERHREVARGFTDRVRGARSWDVPTPVAAWTARDVVRHLVEWLPPFLAAGSGIQLPAGPSVDDDPAAAWQAHCDAVQTLLDDPATTGRVLSDPHIGRLPLDCAIDQFYTADVFMHTWDLARATGQDDRLDQDFCAQMLARMQPMEGAIRSSGQFGPRVRVNDDADPQARLLGFIGRDPDWTAT, from the coding sequence ATGGGACTGTCTAGCCGGCCCGCCGAGCGGCACCGGGAGGTCGCCCGCGGGTTCACCGACCGGGTCCGGGGCGCCCGGTCGTGGGACGTGCCCACCCCGGTCGCCGCGTGGACCGCCCGCGACGTGGTACGCCACCTCGTCGAATGGCTCCCGCCGTTCCTGGCCGCCGGCTCCGGCATCCAACTGCCGGCCGGGCCGTCGGTCGACGACGACCCGGCTGCCGCGTGGCAAGCCCACTGCGACGCGGTGCAGACCCTGCTCGACGACCCGGCAACGACCGGCCGCGTCCTGTCCGACCCGCACATCGGCCGGCTGCCGCTGGACTGCGCGATCGACCAGTTCTACACGGCCGACGTGTTCATGCACACCTGGGACCTCGCCCGGGCCACCGGCCAGGACGACCGCCTCGACCAGGACTTCTGCGCGCAGATGCTGGCCCGGATGCAGCCGATGGAGGGGGCCATCCGCTCGTCCGGGCAATTCGGCCCCCGGGTGCGGGTGAACGACGACGCCGACCCGCAAGCCAGACTGCTGGGCTTCATCGGCCGCGATCCGGACTGGACGGCCACCTGA
- a CDS encoding SRPBCC family protein yields MSTIAETRIEADPTVPVIRMRREFNATPEQLFRAHTDPNLFALWVGPNGMQTRIEQWDARSGGSWRYVSTRDGQRYAFHGCFHDVRPDRIVQTFTFEGQPDGVALETLWFEDLGNGRALLRSQSLVDSFEDRDAWLASGMEVGVNEGYAKLEEMVVDGTV; encoded by the coding sequence ATGAGCACCATCGCCGAGACCAGGATCGAGGCCGACCCGACGGTGCCGGTCATCCGCATGCGCCGGGAGTTCAACGCCACGCCCGAGCAACTGTTCCGGGCGCACACCGATCCGAATCTGTTCGCGCTGTGGGTCGGCCCCAACGGGATGCAGACCCGCATTGAGCAGTGGGACGCGCGCTCCGGCGGCAGCTGGCGCTACGTGTCCACCCGCGACGGGCAGCGGTACGCGTTCCATGGCTGCTTCCATGACGTGCGGCCGGACCGGATCGTCCAGACGTTCACCTTCGAGGGGCAGCCCGACGGCGTGGCGCTGGAGACGCTGTGGTTCGAGGACCTCGGCAACGGGCGGGCACTGCTGCGCAGCCAGTCCCTTGTAGACAGCTTTGAGGACCGGGACGCGTGGCTCGCCAGCGGCATGGAGGTGGGGGTCAACGAGGGCTACGCCAAGCTGGAGGAGATGGTTGTCGATGGGACTGTCTAG
- a CDS encoding ArsR/SmtB family transcription factor: MATDVLSRVFAALADPTRRDIVTRLAAGDATVNQLAEPYRMTLQAVYKHLTVLEQAGVVSRPTGPQPRPVRLELEVFDLMDTWIERYRRQAEERYRRLDAVLAQMNEHATTSETEKGRAV, encoded by the coding sequence ATGGCGACGGACGTACTGTCTCGGGTCTTCGCGGCACTCGCGGATCCGACCAGGCGTGACATCGTGACCCGGCTCGCGGCGGGTGACGCGACCGTGAACCAGCTCGCCGAGCCTTACCGGATGACGCTCCAGGCGGTCTACAAGCACCTCACGGTGCTCGAGCAGGCCGGGGTGGTGAGCCGGCCGACGGGGCCGCAGCCCCGGCCGGTGCGGCTGGAATTGGAGGTCTTCGACCTGATGGACACGTGGATCGAGCGGTACCGGCGCCAGGCCGAGGAGCGGTACCGCCGTCTCGACGCCGTGCTGGCGCAGATGAACGAGCATGCGACGACCAGCGAGACCGAGAAGGGCAGGGCGGTATGA
- a CDS encoding nitroreductase family deazaflavin-dependent oxidoreductase: MSDWNDTIIAEFRANGGQVGGQFADAPLLLLHTVGAKSGQPRVNPMMYQKVDDGYAVFASKAGAPTNPDWYHNLLTHPQVQAEIGTNTVELVARVTTGDERERIWSAQKAAYPGFADYERKTSRQIPVVVLEPAP; the protein is encoded by the coding sequence ATGAGCGACTGGAACGACACGATCATCGCCGAGTTTCGTGCCAACGGTGGGCAGGTGGGCGGTCAGTTCGCTGACGCTCCGCTGCTGCTGTTGCACACGGTCGGTGCCAAGAGCGGCCAGCCCCGCGTGAACCCGATGATGTACCAGAAGGTGGACGACGGCTACGCCGTGTTCGCGTCCAAGGCCGGCGCGCCCACCAATCCCGACTGGTACCACAACCTGCTCACTCATCCACAGGTCCAAGCCGAGATCGGCACGAACACGGTCGAATTGGTCGCCAGAGTTACCACCGGCGACGAGCGGGAACGGATCTGGAGCGCCCAGAAGGCAGCGTATCCCGGCTTCGCCGACTACGAGCGGAAGACCAGCCGCCAGATCCCAGTCGTCGTACTGGAACCTGCACCGTAG